In Peromyscus eremicus chromosome 2, PerEre_H2_v1, whole genome shotgun sequence, a single genomic region encodes these proteins:
- the Sytl1 gene encoding synaptotagmin-like protein 1, producing MPQRGHTSQERLWALPSLPMAHGPEPEAEGLLDLSFLTEEEQEAIADVLKRDARLRQLEEGRVSKLRASLADPGQLKTLTGDWFQEARSQRHRHAHFGSDLVRASIRRKKSSRGDQALGSDGEAEAAGKDTTEEEPESRVSIEMAAPERHSETQGPDFPSPYVASKASGHEEEPQAQEASRQGGVQVAETDPALDPEQRAEQESWPSPAQIRVTPEIQENGEEAPELGPSLDRMLSSSSSVSSLNSSTLSGSLMSLSGEAEAGTVQVRGSVHFALRYEPGAAELRVQVIQCQGLAAARRRRSDPYVKTYLLPDKQNKRKTSVKKRNLNPIFNETLRHPVQQADLPGRILSLSVWHRESLGRNIFLGEVEVPLDTWNWDSKATWLPLQPRVPPSPDELPSRGLLSLSLKYVPAGSEGGGQPLSGELHFWVKEAQGLVPLRPGSLDTYIQCSVLPDDSRASRQRTRVVRRSLSPVFNHTMVYDGFGPADLRQACAELSLWDHGALANRQLGGTRLSLGTGSSYGLQVPWMDSTPEEKQLWQALLERPCEWVDGLLPLRTNLVPRA from the exons ATGCCCCAGAGAGGCCACACATCTCAGGAGAGGCTTTgggccctgccctccctccccatgGCACATGGGCCAGAACCTGAAGCGGAGGGATTGCTGGACCTCAGCTTCCTgacagaggaggagcaggaggccaTCGCTGATGTCCTCAAACGAGATGCCCGCCTGCGCCAACTGGAGGAGGGGCGGGTCAG CAAGCTCCGAGCCTCGCTGGCAGACCCCGGGCAGCTGAAGACCCTGACGGGGGACTGGTTCCAAGAAGCACGCTCCCAGCGGCATCGCCATGCCCATTTTGGGTCTGATCTTGTCAGGGCCTCTATCCGCAGGAAGAAGAGCTCCAGAG GGGACCAGGCTCTAGGAAGTGATGGTGAGGCAGAGGCTGCTGGGAAAGACACCACTGAGGAAGAGCCAGAGTCCAG GGTCTCCATAGAGATGGCTGCTCCAGAGAGACACAGTGAGACCCAA GGACCAGATTTCCCCTCACCATATGTAGCCTCAAAGGCTTCAGGTCATGAGGAGGAGCCCCAGGCCCAGGAAG CCTCCCGCCAAGGGGGTGTGCAGGTGGCAGAGACGGACCCAGCGCTGGATCCTGAGCAGAGGGCGGAGCAGGAGTCCTGGCCTTCGCCAGCCCAG aTCAGGGTGACCCCCGAGATCCAGGAGAATGGGGAAGAGGCCCCAGAGCTCGGCCCTTCCCTCGACCGCATGCTCAGCAGCAGCTCCTCTGTGTCCAGCCTCAATTCCTCCACG CTGAGCGGCAGCCTGATGAGCCTGTCGGGGGAAGCGGAGGCTGGCACGGTACAGGTGCGGGGCTCCGTGCACTTCGCGCTGCGCTACGAGCCTGGCGCTGCCGAGCTACGAGTGCAGGTGATCCAGTGCCAGGGGCTGGCCGCTGCCCGGCGTCGCCGCTCCGATCC CTACGTGAAAACCTACCTCCTCCCGGATAAGCAGAACAAGCGCAAGACGTCGGTGAAGAAACGGAATCTGAACCCGATCTTCAACGAGACTCTGCGG CACCCGGTCCAGCAGGCTGACCTCCCAGGCCGCATACTGAGCCTGTCCGTGTGGCACCGCGAAAGTCTGGGTCGCAACATCTTTCTGGGAGAGGTCGAAGTGCCACTAGACACGTGGAACTGGGACTCTAAGGCTACCTGGCTCCCCTTGCAGCCCCGG GTTCCTCCATCTCCCGATGAGCTCCCCAGCCGCGGActgctctctctgtccctcaAGTACGTCCCTGCCGGCTCAGAGG GAGGAGGCCAGCCTCTGAGTGGAGAGCTCCACTTCTGGGTGAAGGAAGCTCAGGGCCTCGTGCCACTGCGGCCAGGATCCCTGGACACTTATATACAATG CTCAGTGCTGCCTGATGACAGCCGGGCCAGCCGCCAACGTACAAGAGTGGTTCGGCGAAGCCTCAGCCCTGTGTTCAACCACACCATGGTTTATGATGGCTTCGGGCCTGCCGACCTACGCCAAGCCTGTGCTGAGCTCTCcctgtgggaccatggggcccTGGCCAATCGCCAGCTGGGGG